The Gammaproteobacteria bacterium genome segment GCGCGGCCGCGCTCGAAGCGGCCGCTGGGCATGTGCGCGGTGAGGTCGGTCATCGTGTCCGCCTCAAGTACACGCCTACGATCGTGTTCTCTCCCGACTACGGCATCGTGGAAGGCACGAAGATCTCGAACCTTCTCAGGAAGATCTCGAACAAGAACGAAGTGTCATGAGTTCGCTCGATGCCGCCGTCGCGGAGTTGAGGGATGCCTCAGAGATCGCGGTGGCGTGTCATGTGGGTCCGGACGGGGACGCCATAGGTTCTGCGCTTGGCCTCGCAGCTTCGGCGCGCCTGGCGGGTCGCTCCAGCGTCGTCTCCTTCGGAGAGCCGTTCGTCTTACCTCCGATCTATGAGTACCTCCCATTGGAGATCCTCGTATCGCCGAAGGAGTTTCCGGCGCAGCCCGAGGTCATGGTGAGCGTTGATGCCGCGTCCCTGGATCGTCTCGGAAGTCTCGTGCCGTCGGCAAAGTCGTCGGGGAGTCTCATCGTGATCGATCACCACATCTCGAATCCCGGTTTCGGAGACGTCAATGTGATCGACGCCGAAGCCGCCGCATCTGCACAGATCGTGTTCCGGCTGCTCGGCGAGCTCGCGTGGCCGATCGATGAGACGGTCGCGACGGCGCTCTTGACGGGCATCGTCACCGATACCGGACGTTTCCAGTATTCGAGCACGTCACCGGAGGTGCTGCGGATCGCAGCCGAGTTGGTCGAGGCCGGCGCCCATCCCGAGATCGTTGGCCAGAACATGTACGAGCGGGTTCCGTTCTCCTTCCTCAAACTCGAAGGCGATGTGCTTGCCCGAGCGGAACTCGACGGAGACATCGTCTGGTCGGTGTTGTACCAGGAGGACTTGACTCGGTGGGGAATCGGCATGGAGGACACCGACCCACTCATCGATGTGGTCCGTCTTGCGTGGGAGGCGACGGTTGCCGTGCTGATCAAGGAGCTGGCCGACGGTACGTTCAAGGTGAGCCTCCGTTCGAGGGGTGAAGTCGATGTCGGCGTGATCGCTTCCGCGTACGGTGGGGGAGGTCACCACAACGCTGCCGGCTTCTCGCACGCCGGGCCGCCGGATGCCATCATCGCGGCACTCAAGGCGAGACTGTGATCAACGGGTTTCTGCTCATCGACAAGGCTCCCGGATGGACATCGCACGATGTTGTCGCGAAAGTCCGCGGGATCGTTCGCCAGAAGAAGGTCGGTCATGCAGGGACTCTGGACCCCTCCGCTACCGGACTGCTCGTTCTCGGCCTCGGGAAAGCGACCCGGTTGCTGCGTTTCATTCAGGCATATCCAAAGGAATACGTGGCCCGGGTGATGTTCGGGGTCGCCACCGACACGCTCGACGGCGACGGGGCGATCCTGCATCGAGAGCCCATG includes the following:
- a CDS encoding bifunctional oligoribonuclease/PAP phosphatase NrnA — protein: MSSLDAAVAELRDASEIAVACHVGPDGDAIGSALGLAASARLAGRSSVVSFGEPFVLPPIYEYLPLEILVSPKEFPAQPEVMVSVDAASLDRLGSLVPSAKSSGSLIVIDHHISNPGFGDVNVIDAEAAASAQIVFRLLGELAWPIDETVATALLTGIVTDTGRFQYSSTSPEVLRIAAELVEAGAHPEIVGQNMYERVPFSFLKLEGDVLARAELDGDIVWSVLYQEDLTRWGIGMEDTDPLIDVVRLAWEATVAVLIKELADGTFKVSLRSRGEVDVGVIASAYGGGGHHNAAGFSHAGPPDAIIAALKARL